A DNA window from Candidatus Nanopelagicales bacterium contains the following coding sequences:
- the pstB gene encoding phosphate ABC transporter ATP-binding protein PstB, whose translation MQQPKPRSETSETVVTLQDVGVWYGDYHALRGVNMEVNRNEITALIGPSGCGKSTLLRSINRMNDLIPGARVGGTIEVHGTDIYGSDVDPVEVRRHIGMVFQKPNPFPKSIYDNIAYGPRVLGQKKNLDDIVEESLTRAVLWDEVKDKLKTSGLSLSGGQQQRLCIARCIAVRPQVILMDEPCASLDPIATLKIEDLMQELADDYTIIIVTHNMQQAARVSDRTAFFTAKLDEHGERFGELVEYDLTHSIFTQPKDQRTEDYVSGRYG comes from the coding sequence ATGCAGCAGCCGAAGCCGCGATCGGAGACCAGCGAGACCGTGGTCACGCTGCAGGATGTCGGTGTCTGGTACGGCGACTACCACGCCCTGCGCGGGGTCAATATGGAGGTGAACCGCAACGAGATCACCGCCTTGATCGGACCTTCCGGATGCGGTAAGTCGACGTTGTTGCGTTCGATCAACCGGATGAACGACCTCATCCCCGGCGCCCGGGTGGGGGGCACAATCGAGGTTCATGGCACTGACATCTACGGCTCCGATGTCGACCCCGTCGAGGTGCGTCGGCACATCGGAATGGTGTTCCAGAAGCCCAACCCGTTCCCGAAGTCCATCTACGACAACATCGCCTACGGGCCGCGAGTCCTCGGGCAGAAGAAGAATCTGGACGACATTGTCGAGGAGTCCCTCACTCGAGCTGTTCTGTGGGACGAGGTCAAGGACAAACTCAAGACCAGCGGCCTGTCTCTGTCCGGAGGCCAGCAACAGCGTCTGTGCATCGCCCGGTGCATCGCAGTGCGCCCGCAGGTGATCCTCATGGACGAACCGTGCGCATCGCTCGACCCCATCGCCACCTTGAAGATCGAGGACCTCATGCAGGAACTCGCCGACGACTACACGATCATCATCGTCACGCACAACATGCAGCAGGCAGCTCGCGTCTCCGACCGCACCGCGTTCTTCACGGCCAAACTGGACGAGCATGGCGAACGGTTCGGCGAACTCGTCGAGTACGACCTCACCCACTCGATCTTCACGCAGCCGAAGGATCAGCGCACTGAGGACTACGTCTCGGGCCGATACGGCTGA
- the pstC gene encoding phosphate ABC transporter permease subunit PstC, with protein sequence MSSSTLDVVREGGGSPPSFRQSSPRYGERVIGFVLMAAAAVSVLTTVGIIYSLLIPTIEFFQTVPVTDFLFGTQWSPLFADPEFGVLPLVSGTLIITGIACLVALPLGLLSAIYLSEYAKPKTRASIKPTLEILAGVPTVIFGFFALEFVTQVVLKPLFPDIQVFNALSAGLVMGVMIIPTVASLSEDAMAAVPRGLREGGYALGSTKRQVALKVVVPAALSGIVAAFVLAISRAIGETMIVAVAAGLQPNLSLNVLEGMQTMTSFIAAAGSGDQPTGSIGYQTIFAVGSLLFVMTFIMNMFSIRLVRKYREVYE encoded by the coding sequence ATGAGCAGTTCCACCCTCGACGTGGTCCGGGAGGGCGGCGGTTCGCCGCCGTCCTTCCGGCAATCGTCGCCCCGCTACGGGGAGAGAGTTATCGGCTTTGTGCTGATGGCCGCGGCGGCCGTATCCGTGCTCACCACGGTGGGGATCATCTACTCGCTGCTCATCCCCACGATCGAGTTCTTCCAGACCGTCCCGGTCACCGACTTCCTGTTCGGCACCCAGTGGTCACCGCTGTTCGCCGATCCTGAGTTCGGTGTCCTGCCTCTGGTCTCGGGGACCTTGATCATTACTGGCATCGCGTGCCTCGTCGCGCTGCCCCTCGGACTGCTGTCCGCGATCTACCTTTCGGAGTACGCCAAGCCCAAGACTCGAGCGTCGATCAAACCGACGCTGGAGATCCTGGCCGGCGTCCCCACTGTGATCTTCGGCTTCTTCGCCCTCGAGTTCGTGACGCAGGTGGTGTTGAAGCCGCTGTTTCCGGATATCCAGGTGTTCAACGCCCTGTCCGCCGGACTCGTGATGGGCGTCATGATCATTCCCACCGTGGCCTCCCTGTCAGAGGACGCCATGGCGGCTGTGCCCCGCGGGCTGCGCGAGGGCGGCTACGCGCTGGGTTCCACAAAACGACAGGTGGCACTCAAAGTCGTTGTGCCTGCTGCCCTTTCGGGCATCGTGGCAGCATTCGTGCTCGCCATTTCGCGTGCCATCGGTGAGACGATGATCGTGGCTGTGGCCGCCGGATTGCAGCCCAACCTGAGTCTGAATGTCCTGGAGGGCATGCAGACAATGACCTCGTTCATCGCAGCCGCAGGATCCGGCGACCAGCCGACCGGATCAATCGGCTACCAGACCATCTTCGCCGTCGGCAGTCTGCTGTTCGTGATGACTTTCATCATGAACATGTTCAGCATCCGCCTGGTGCGCAAATACCGGGAGGTGTACGAATGA
- a CDS encoding ABC transporter permease subunit: MRQFRRRRTVVTLGLLVLLPLIVVAAVKFGPSANSSGGGGGRFGSGSFDLVGLATAGAWNFAVTMLFFATGFLLILVTAVFLGDTVASEAQWSTLRYLLAAPVSRRRLLAVKLIVGLVSTAIAIVVLIATSYLVGLVAFGSGPLQSPAGGSFDGVDALWRVAVIAGFIFVSLLFTAGIAFLMTVSTDVPLGAVGTALILVIVSNILDAIEALGDLRRWLPTDYTNAWIGALQSQIDWSDMARGAAYSLVAFAILVAIAVIRFDRKDILS; encoded by the coding sequence GTGCGCCAGTTCCGACGGCGGCGCACGGTCGTGACCCTGGGGCTGCTGGTTCTGTTGCCACTCATCGTGGTGGCCGCGGTGAAGTTCGGGCCGTCCGCCAACTCGTCAGGCGGAGGCGGCGGACGGTTCGGCAGCGGCAGCTTCGATCTCGTGGGTCTGGCGACGGCAGGGGCGTGGAACTTCGCGGTCACCATGTTGTTCTTCGCCACGGGATTCCTGCTCATCTTGGTGACCGCGGTGTTCTTGGGCGACACCGTAGCCAGCGAGGCGCAGTGGTCGACTCTGCGGTATCTCCTGGCAGCACCTGTTTCCCGGCGACGCCTGTTGGCCGTCAAACTCATCGTCGGGCTTGTGTCCACCGCGATCGCCATCGTGGTACTCATCGCCACGTCGTACCTGGTTGGTCTGGTGGCGTTCGGTTCCGGGCCTCTGCAGAGCCCGGCAGGTGGCTCCTTCGACGGTGTCGATGCGCTGTGGCGGGTCGCCGTGATCGCGGGCTTCATCTTCGTATCCCTGTTGTTCACCGCGGGCATCGCCTTCCTGATGACGGTGTCCACGGATGTGCCGCTCGGGGCGGTCGGGACCGCGCTGATCCTGGTGATCGTCAGCAACATCCTCGACGCCATCGAGGCCCTGGGGGACCTGCGACGCTGGTTGCCCACCGACTACACGAACGCATGGATCGGCGCACTGCAAAGTCAGATCGACTGGTCCGACATGGCTCGCGGGGCGGCGTACTCACTGGTGGCGTTCGCCATCCTGGTCGCCATCGCCGTCATCCGCTTCGACCGCAAGGACATCCTGTCCTGA
- a CDS encoding NUDIX hydrolase, translating into MAESVVRAAGVVMLRPGPRGPKVLLVHRPRRKDWSLPKGKLDRGEHVVAAAVRECDEETGIVPILGVPLGRQSYQAMGRPKTVDYWVASPGKDHGFSPDSEIDDIRWVTASQARSLLTYKRDFDLVKRALALPPTQPLVYLRHAVATKRSDFSGKDDRDRPLTGKGRSQAQALIPLLAAFGIRRIHSSDAVRCLQTVKPYAAAEKVTVEQEPLFSETGFDDKPKAAVNRLLSLADTKAALSVCSHRPVLPDIMAPLAREADKKAASAFRAPLPPGGFVVVHRSFTGKGQWRIEAAERQEL; encoded by the coding sequence ATGGCCGAGTCTGTTGTCCGCGCTGCGGGCGTGGTGATGCTGCGCCCGGGACCGCGCGGACCCAAGGTCCTGCTCGTGCATCGCCCCCGGCGCAAGGACTGGTCCCTACCCAAGGGGAAACTCGACCGCGGCGAGCATGTGGTGGCCGCGGCTGTCCGGGAATGTGACGAAGAGACCGGGATCGTGCCCATTCTGGGGGTTCCGCTGGGCCGTCAGTCCTACCAAGCCATGGGACGACCCAAGACCGTCGACTACTGGGTCGCCTCCCCTGGCAAGGACCACGGCTTCTCCCCGGATTCCGAGATCGATGACATCCGCTGGGTGACCGCCTCTCAGGCCCGATCTCTGTTGACCTACAAGCGCGACTTCGATCTGGTCAAACGGGCTCTCGCTCTGCCGCCCACGCAGCCTCTCGTCTACCTGCGTCACGCTGTGGCGACCAAGCGGTCGGACTTCTCGGGCAAGGACGACCGAGACCGACCACTGACGGGGAAAGGTCGCAGCCAAGCGCAGGCGCTGATCCCCCTGCTTGCCGCCTTCGGCATCAGGCGGATTCACTCATCGGACGCCGTTCGCTGCCTGCAGACTGTGAAACCGTACGCCGCTGCGGAGAAGGTCACGGTCGAACAGGAGCCGCTGTTCAGCGAGACCGGCTTCGACGACAAACCCAAGGCCGCCGTCAACCGACTGCTGTCGCTGGCCGACACCAAGGCCGCCCTGTCGGTCTGTTCCCACCGCCCGGTGCTGCCCGACATCATGGCGCCACTCGCGCGGGAGGCGGACAAGAAGGCCGCTTCGGCGTTCCGGGCGCCGCTCCCCCCCGGGGGATTCGTCGTCGTCCACCGCTCTTTCACCGGCAAGGGCCAGTGGCGCATCGAGGCAGCGGAACGACAAGAACTCTGA
- the pstA gene encoding phosphate ABC transporter permease PstA, which produces MSQAHSLDDIKPLEIESGALQSQRSDLPEKSFRWGLFAALAVALITLAVLLIFIVTEGWPRFNLQLFTNMPSIRLPEIAGAQSAITGSIWVIVTTGFISLPVGILAAIYLEEYGNPLSRFYRLVEINIQNLAAVPSIVYGILGLGVIARALALGQTVITAALTLSLLILPVIIISTREAIRAVPQSIRFGSMALGATKWQTIWKQVLQVATPGTATGAILALSRAIGEAAPLLLLGAVTFITFNPNGLLSSYTVMPIQIYNWISQSRDEFHVLAAALCIVLLMLLLVLNGLAIFLRNKYQKRW; this is translated from the coding sequence ATGAGCCAGGCCCATTCGCTCGACGACATCAAGCCGTTGGAGATCGAGTCCGGGGCTCTGCAGTCCCAACGCAGCGACCTGCCCGAGAAATCGTTCCGCTGGGGACTCTTCGCCGCCCTTGCCGTGGCCCTGATCACGTTGGCGGTGCTGCTGATCTTCATCGTCACCGAGGGGTGGCCGCGCTTCAATCTGCAGCTCTTCACGAACATGCCGTCGATCCGCTTGCCGGAGATCGCGGGAGCTCAATCGGCAATCACAGGATCGATCTGGGTGATTGTCACGACCGGATTCATCTCCCTCCCGGTGGGCATCCTGGCGGCCATCTACCTCGAGGAGTACGGCAACCCGCTCAGCCGCTTCTACCGGCTCGTCGAAATCAATATCCAGAACTTGGCAGCCGTGCCGTCCATCGTCTACGGCATCCTCGGGCTCGGCGTGATCGCGCGTGCCCTCGCCCTCGGCCAGACGGTCATCACAGCGGCCCTGACACTGTCGCTGCTGATCCTGCCGGTCATCATCATCTCCACCCGGGAGGCGATCCGGGCGGTGCCGCAGTCCATCCGGTTCGGATCGATGGCGCTGGGTGCCACCAAATGGCAGACCATCTGGAAACAGGTCCTGCAGGTGGCCACTCCCGGAACCGCGACGGGCGCCATCCTGGCGCTTTCTCGGGCCATCGGCGAGGCGGCACCTCTGCTGCTCCTCGGGGCCGTCACGTTCATCACGTTCAACCCCAACGGCCTGCTCAGTTCCTACACCGTGATGCCGATCCAGATCTACAACTGGATCTCACAGTCCCGCGATGAGTTCCATGTCCTCGCGGCCGCGCTGTGCATCGTCTTGCTCATGCTCCTGCTGGTCCTCAACGGTCTGGCGATCTTCCTGCGCAACAAGTACCAGAAGAGATGGTGA
- a CDS encoding CYTH and CHAD domain-containing protein, with protein sequence MTETRQSPTTHREVEKKLRVHALFRLPPLDGIEGIREIRAEPTRTLTAVYHDTEDLRLFRWGITLRRREGGDDAGWHVKFPVPGEGEGVRDEVRLPLSEGGVGDVPEAIRDTLTALTREQFLTPVATLRTERTPYLISDDSGVPVLELVDDTVSILDGKHVAARFREIEVEAITPEAAKGALLPAVVEALQAAGAIPGTASKAATAVGPRASAPPDVVEAQGVGPGDPAGDAVRAHLTKHIRRFLLQDVRVRRNLPDSVHQMRVAARRIRSGLRGFGPLVDDKWARHLRDELGWIAGELGAVRDTEVMIERLDERAADLPPDEADLAQTAVDKALNSRIVDARAHALAALRSKRHLRLLEDLVEAANEPHLTKAADRSCDEALPPLVDKTWRRLAKDVAELHLDSPAAPWHETRIAAKKARYAAEAVEPVFGRPAKELVKVLEQVTEILGDHQDAHVAQMTLKSLATEPDVDAPTGFALGLLFGLEVDYEMRLRREFQRMWPKIAKVHAETVLA encoded by the coding sequence ATGACGGAAACGCGCCAGAGCCCGACCACTCATCGCGAGGTCGAGAAGAAACTGCGGGTCCATGCGCTATTCCGCCTGCCGCCCCTCGACGGCATCGAGGGGATCCGCGAGATCCGCGCCGAACCCACTCGCACTCTGACGGCGGTCTACCACGACACGGAGGATCTCCGGCTGTTCCGCTGGGGCATCACCCTGCGTCGACGAGAGGGGGGCGACGATGCCGGCTGGCACGTGAAGTTCCCGGTGCCCGGCGAGGGTGAGGGCGTGCGTGATGAGGTTCGACTTCCCTTGTCGGAGGGCGGTGTGGGGGATGTGCCCGAGGCCATCCGGGACACCCTCACGGCGTTGACACGCGAACAGTTCCTGACCCCGGTCGCGACCCTTCGCACCGAACGGACCCCTTATCTGATCAGCGACGATTCGGGAGTTCCCGTGCTGGAGCTCGTCGACGACACCGTCAGCATCCTGGACGGCAAACATGTCGCTGCCCGCTTCCGGGAGATCGAGGTGGAGGCCATCACGCCGGAGGCCGCCAAGGGGGCCCTGCTGCCCGCCGTGGTCGAGGCTCTGCAGGCCGCGGGGGCCATCCCGGGCACGGCGTCCAAGGCGGCCACCGCGGTGGGTCCCCGCGCCTCGGCACCACCTGACGTTGTCGAAGCGCAGGGGGTAGGACCGGGTGACCCCGCCGGGGACGCGGTGCGCGCTCATCTGACCAAGCACATCCGGCGGTTCCTCTTGCAGGACGTTCGGGTGCGGCGCAATCTGCCGGACTCGGTTCATCAGATGCGGGTGGCGGCACGACGGATCCGCAGTGGGCTACGCGGGTTCGGCCCGCTGGTGGACGACAAATGGGCGCGCCACCTGCGTGACGAACTCGGCTGGATCGCGGGCGAACTCGGCGCCGTCCGCGACACCGAAGTCATGATCGAGCGGTTGGATGAACGGGCAGCCGACCTGCCCCCGGACGAAGCGGACCTGGCCCAGACCGCAGTCGACAAGGCCCTGAACTCCCGCATCGTCGATGCCCGCGCGCACGCGCTCGCGGCTCTGCGCAGCAAGCGCCACCTGCGACTGCTGGAGGATCTGGTCGAGGCCGCGAACGAGCCCCACCTGACCAAGGCAGCGGACCGCAGTTGCGACGAGGCCCTCCCGCCGCTCGTCGACAAGACGTGGCGGCGCCTCGCCAAAGATGTCGCGGAGTTGCACTTGGACAGCCCCGCGGCCCCCTGGCACGAGACCCGGATCGCCGCCAAGAAGGCGCGGTATGCCGCCGAGGCAGTGGAGCCGGTGTTCGGCCGGCCCGCCAAAGAACTGGTCAAGGTATTGGAGCAGGTCACCGAGATCCTCGGGGACCATCAAGACGCGCACGTTGCCCAGATGACCCTGAAATCGCTGGCCACGGAGCCCGATGTCGACGCCCCCACCGGGTTCGCGCTGGGGCTGCTGTTCGGTCTCGAGGTCGACTACGAGATGCGACTGCGTCGGGAGTTCCAGCGGATGTGGCCGAAGATCGCCAAGGTCCACGCCGAGACCGTGCTCGCCTGA
- a CDS encoding alpha/beta fold hydrolase, protein MRRSIAVGLAILAVAAVAGTPGRAADDPPPVESLRLPGGPTSATDRAPVDLAVDLYRPAVTPASAVVLAHGFGGSKQSVAQEAQEFVERGFVVLAYTARGFGTSTGTISMNSPDYEIADARAMIDALGDRPDIVVQDGDADPRVGFAGGSYGGALALMTAGYDQRVDAVAADITWNDLRTSLFGQSVAGAGLGVFKQWWAGSFFGVGLLQPGASATACGRFAPDWCQAFEIAAERGAVTPGAAALMARSSPRSVAGRITAPTLIGAGQADSLFPFAQAAATVDQIRAAQPQTPVKVVWHGGGHDGGVDESERLRDLAGDWMQAHLAAGPCRFPPTTRSRSRTAAWVPTHAASRRLSRCRSSPGSGAMPRSPSRWRVPTPRCGPRPEGRRPRSHRSPGSAGSPGRSGSRPPARARPSTPSPYRRTSPSPERLVSAYESARGTRSAMSRCSPACDWSVPPVPKPLPQGLVAPIRLPRLGPDPVDIDVELPAIATRVAPGDRLRLVVTTTDAAYRLPDRAAIYEIGLADGGLILPVIDGASDVGRPISGWLLLVFPILAALSGLVVLVRPRTPRPQSRPDLADTPVTIRAVSKAFSGGVVAVDDVSFDVPRGIVMGLLGPNGAGKTTTMRMLMGLISADCRARCTCSANECTPGPRCWLASVPWSRARASFRI, encoded by the coding sequence GTGCGCAGATCGATCGCGGTGGGGCTGGCGATTCTCGCTGTCGCCGCCGTGGCCGGCACTCCCGGTCGCGCGGCCGACGATCCGCCGCCGGTCGAATCACTGCGATTGCCGGGAGGGCCGACCTCCGCCACCGATCGGGCACCGGTGGATCTCGCTGTCGATCTCTACCGGCCCGCAGTCACTCCGGCGTCCGCGGTGGTGCTGGCCCACGGATTCGGGGGGAGCAAGCAGTCCGTGGCGCAGGAGGCGCAGGAGTTCGTCGAGCGCGGGTTCGTCGTCCTCGCGTACACGGCGCGCGGGTTCGGGACGTCGACCGGGACGATCTCGATGAACTCCCCGGACTACGAGATCGCCGATGCCCGGGCCATGATCGATGCGCTGGGCGATCGGCCGGACATCGTCGTCCAGGACGGTGACGCAGATCCACGGGTGGGCTTCGCGGGCGGGTCCTATGGCGGCGCGCTCGCGCTCATGACGGCGGGCTACGACCAGCGCGTGGACGCGGTCGCAGCCGACATCACCTGGAACGACCTGCGCACGTCGCTGTTCGGACAGAGCGTCGCAGGCGCCGGCCTCGGGGTCTTCAAGCAGTGGTGGGCAGGCAGCTTCTTCGGCGTGGGGTTGCTGCAGCCCGGGGCCTCGGCCACTGCATGCGGCCGGTTCGCCCCCGACTGGTGCCAAGCCTTCGAGATCGCCGCGGAACGGGGCGCGGTGACCCCGGGTGCCGCCGCGCTCATGGCGCGCTCCAGCCCCCGTTCGGTGGCGGGTCGAATCACCGCGCCGACGCTCATCGGCGCGGGCCAAGCCGACTCCTTGTTCCCCTTCGCCCAGGCAGCCGCCACCGTCGACCAGATCCGCGCCGCCCAGCCCCAGACACCCGTGAAGGTCGTCTGGCACGGCGGGGGGCACGACGGCGGTGTCGACGAGTCGGAACGGCTGAGGGACCTGGCCGGGGACTGGATGCAGGCGCATCTCGCCGCCGGCCCTTGCCGGTTCCCACCGACTACGAGATCACGCTCACGAACGGCGGCTTGGGTGCCGACTCACGCCGCGAGCCGACGGTTGTCTCGTTGCCGCAGTTCCCCGGGATCGGGGGCAATGCCCCGCAGTCCGTCACGCTGGCGGGTCCCGACACCCAGGTGCGGGCCCCGGCCGGAGGGGCGCCGGCCGCGATCACATCGTTCCCCGGGCTCGGCGGGGTCGCCGGGCAGGTCGGGTTCGCGCCCCCCGGCCAGAGCGCGACCTTCGACTCCGAGCCCGTATCGCAGGACCTCACCCTCGCCGGAGCGCCTCGTATCCGCCTACGAGTCAGCGCGGGGGACCCGGTCCGCGATGTCGCGTTGTTCGCCAGCCTGCGACTGGTCAGTCCCGCCGGTACCGAAACCACTCCCCCAAGGTTTGGTGGCGCCCATTCGGCTCCCCCGGTTGGGTCCCGATCCGGTCGACATCGACGTGGAGTTACCGGCCATCGCCACCCGGGTCGCTCCGGGTGACCGGCTGCGGCTGGTGGTGACCACGACCGATGCCGCCTACCGCCTCCCCGACCGAGCAGCGATCTATGAGATCGGCCTGGCCGACGGTGGCTTGATACTGCCGGTGATCGACGGGGCCTCCGATGTGGGCCGGCCGATCTCGGGCTGGCTCTTGCTCGTCTTCCCGATTCTCGCGGCGCTGTCGGGCCTCGTCGTGCTCGTCCGGCCCCGCACTCCTCGTCCCCAGTCGCGGCCCGATCTGGCTGATACTCCCGTAACGATCCGGGCTGTGAGCAAGGCCTTCTCCGGGGGCGTGGTCGCCGTGGACGATGTGAGTTTCGATGTCCCCCGCGGCATCGTCATGGGACTGCTCGGCCCGAACGGCGCCGGGAAGACCACGACGATGCGAATGCTGATGGGGCTGATCTCGGCCGACTGCCGGGCGAGATGTACGTGTTCGGCGAACGAGTGCACCCCGGGGCCCCGGTGCTGGCTCGCATCGGTTCCCTGGTCGAGGGCGCGGGCTTCCTTCCGCATCTGA
- a CDS encoding RNA degradosome polyphosphate kinase, producing the protein MFASNLDEFFMVRVAGLKRRIATGIAVRAASGLMPTEVLDGIWRNSRTQMQRQAASFRDDIRPALAQEGIEVLRWDELSGLEQQQLHEFFRDRVFPVLTPLAVDPSHPFPYISGLSLNLAVVVRNPDTGNELFARVKVPPLLPRLVHLDGQRFIPLEEVMAVHLDQLFPGMEVLQHHTFRVTRNEDLEVEEDDAENLLKALERELMRRRFGPPVRLEVEESIDPHVLELLVSELGVNPGEVVQLPGPLDLTFLWTLVGLDRGDLKEPPFVPKTNRELAEVETAAPPDVLDTMREKEVLLHHPYDSFSTSVQRFLEQAAADPQVLAIKQTLYRTSGDSPIIDALVDAAEAGKQVLALVEIKARFDEQANIKWGRKLERAGVHVVYGLVGLKTHCKLSMVVRDDGDVLRRYCHIGTGNYHPKTARLYEDFGLLTTDPVVGEDVSRLFNVLSGYSMNTTYDRLLVAPRSIRSGLMDRIEREIDHHREGRPARIRFKCNSIVDERLIDSLYRAAQAGVPVDIFVRGICAARPGIPGTDGNFRVLSILGKFLEHSRAYEFTNGGDTETWIGSADLMHRNLDRRVETLVRLETPEHITEVARLFDLAFDPGTSGWDLDADGTWTRRIVDEEGHDLVDYQDTVIKLQSSRRGA; encoded by the coding sequence ATCTTCGCGAGCAACCTCGACGAATTCTTCATGGTCCGAGTGGCCGGACTCAAGCGCAGGATCGCCACGGGAATCGCCGTCAGAGCCGCCAGTGGTCTGATGCCGACGGAGGTCCTCGACGGCATCTGGCGCAACTCGCGCACCCAGATGCAGCGTCAGGCTGCGAGTTTCCGCGATGACATCCGGCCCGCTCTCGCACAGGAGGGCATCGAGGTGCTGCGGTGGGACGAGCTTTCGGGCTTGGAACAGCAGCAACTGCATGAGTTCTTCCGAGACCGGGTGTTCCCGGTGCTCACCCCATTGGCCGTCGACCCCTCTCACCCCTTCCCCTACATCTCGGGACTGTCGCTGAATCTGGCCGTCGTGGTCCGCAACCCCGACACCGGCAACGAACTCTTCGCGCGCGTCAAGGTGCCGCCGCTCCTGCCGCGCCTGGTTCACCTGGACGGCCAGCGGTTCATCCCACTCGAGGAAGTGATGGCGGTGCACCTCGACCAGCTGTTTCCCGGCATGGAGGTGCTGCAGCATCACACGTTCCGAGTCACCCGGAACGAGGATCTGGAAGTCGAAGAAGACGACGCCGAGAACCTCCTGAAGGCCCTCGAACGCGAGTTGATGCGGCGCCGGTTCGGCCCACCGGTCCGCCTGGAGGTCGAGGAGTCGATCGATCCCCACGTGCTGGAGTTGTTGGTCAGCGAGTTGGGGGTCAACCCTGGCGAGGTCGTCCAACTGCCGGGTCCCCTGGACTTGACGTTCCTGTGGACGCTCGTCGGCCTGGACCGCGGGGATCTGAAGGAGCCCCCCTTCGTCCCGAAGACCAACCGCGAGCTCGCCGAGGTCGAGACAGCGGCGCCTCCGGACGTGCTGGACACGATGCGCGAGAAGGAGGTGCTGCTGCATCATCCCTACGACTCGTTCTCGACGTCGGTGCAGCGCTTCCTCGAACAAGCCGCCGCGGATCCCCAAGTCCTGGCGATCAAGCAGACCCTGTACCGCACCAGCGGGGACTCCCCCATCATCGACGCCCTGGTGGACGCTGCCGAGGCCGGCAAGCAGGTCCTCGCCCTCGTCGAGATCAAGGCCCGGTTCGACGAGCAGGCCAACATCAAATGGGGCCGCAAACTCGAGCGCGCCGGAGTGCACGTCGTCTACGGTCTGGTCGGGTTGAAGACCCACTGCAAACTCAGCATGGTCGTCCGGGACGACGGCGATGTCCTGCGTCGCTACTGTCACATCGGCACCGGCAACTACCACCCGAAGACCGCCCGTCTGTACGAGGACTTCGGGTTGCTGACCACCGACCCGGTGGTCGGCGAAGACGTCAGTCGGCTGTTCAACGTCCTGTCCGGATACTCGATGAACACCACCTACGACCGCTTGCTGGTCGCCCCGCGCTCGATCCGCTCCGGCCTCATGGACCGCATCGAACGCGAGATCGACCATCACCGAGAAGGCCGTCCCGCGCGAATCCGCTTCAAGTGCAACTCGATCGTCGACGAACGGCTGATCGACTCGCTCTATCGAGCGGCGCAGGCCGGCGTACCTGTGGACATCTTCGTCCGCGGAATCTGCGCGGCGCGGCCCGGTATCCCGGGCACCGATGGCAACTTCCGGGTGCTCAGCATTCTGGGCAAGTTCCTCGAGCACTCCCGGGCCTACGAGTTCACCAACGGCGGTGACACCGAGACCTGGATCGGATCCGCCGACCTCATGCACCGCAACCTCGACCGTCGCGTGGAGACTCTGGTTCGGCTCGAGACCCCCGAGCACATCACGGAGGTCGCCAGGTTGTTCGATCTTGCCTTCGACCCGGGCACGTCAGGATGGGACCTCGATGCCGACGGAACCTGGACCCGCCGCATCGTCGATGAAGAGGGTCACGACCTCGTCGACTACCAAGACACCGTGATCAAGCTGCAAAGCAGCCGCCGGGGAGCCTGA
- a CDS encoding ATP-binding cassette domain-containing protein has protein sequence MLARIGSLVEGAGFLPHLTGRQNLDLYWRAAGRDGTPNFDEVLDIAGLGHAVDRKVKSYSQGMRQRLGIAQAMLGNPDILLLDEPTNGLDPPQIREMRDVLRDYAATGRTVIVSSHMLAEVEMTCTHVVVMHRGRMVAQGEVADLMAGRTDGRLEDVFLEIVGADRTVGGG, from the coding sequence GTGCTGGCTCGCATCGGTTCCCTGGTCGAGGGCGCGGGCTTCCTTCCGCATCTGACGGGGCGCCAGAACCTGGATCTGTACTGGCGCGCTGCCGGCCGGGACGGGACTCCCAACTTCGACGAGGTGCTGGATATCGCCGGACTGGGTCACGCCGTCGATCGCAAAGTGAAGTCCTACAGCCAGGGCATGCGCCAGCGTCTGGGGATCGCGCAGGCGATGCTCGGCAACCCGGACATCTTGCTGCTCGATGAACCGACGAACGGCCTCGACCCGCCCCAGATCCGGGAGATGCGTGACGTGCTCCGGGACTACGCGGCCACCGGGCGGACGGTCATCGTGTCGTCGCACATGCTGGCCGAGGTCGAGATGACCTGCACTCACGTCGTGGTCATGCACCGAGGACGCATGGTTGCGCAAGGTGAGGTCGCGGACCTGATGGCGGGCCGCACGGACGGCAGGCTCGAGGATGTCTTCCTCGAGATCGTGGGCGCCGACCGAACAGTTGGAGGTGGCTGA